A genome region from Arthrobacter sp. SLBN-100 includes the following:
- a CDS encoding MDR family MFS transporter: MANVTATGQHERARAGKQESRQSKRHEPGVPMNHRQIMEALTGLLAAFFTAILSSTIVANALPTIMSELKGTQTDFAWVITAALLANAATTPIWGKLADLFDKKLLVQLSIVIFVAGSVMAGFSENIPFLLTARVIQGIAMGGLTALAQAIIGSIIPPRERGKYSGYMGAVMAVGTAGGPLLGGFIVDSPLGWRWTFFVCVPLAVVALILLQVTLKVPHIKRPARIDWLGAILLTSGVSLLLVWVSFAGKADYYDWWSWQSAVMVGGGVLLLALLVLVESKVSQPIIPLKIISERTTALAIVASVAVGVAMFGSSTFLGQYYQVARGASPTEAGLLTLPMIAGNLVGSVASGQLISRYGKWKRFLIGGTVLLIGGLALAGTMDHTTELWLTGLYTAIFGIGLGMLMQNLVLAVQNTVQASDIGSASASVAFFRSVGGAIGVSVLGAVMANHVKDLATDGLTKLGIQASGDSSATLDLKDLPAPVADVMRAAYGDATAGIFMISAAVSVVALLAVLFIKEKPLRRTVDLTPEAILQADAAGEAGITAMTGQLPLVSAAVSGKSAGTDAGNTAGSVGNKAYDGGTSRVPAAGSTMLAADDLEEAFALSLEAGPVRRGMAERVASPAADSAGRAGGFAARAAVTAAASTAAATAAETVQKLQDTQHLLARQQVELGKLVLDIQEQLRSQREVAAQQAATAAELSRLKRRLLKERKSQAAAALYIASHGKHSASARQD; the protein is encoded by the coding sequence ATGGCTAACGTCACCGCCACCGGGCAGCACGAGCGCGCCCGGGCCGGGAAGCAGGAATCGCGGCAGTCCAAACGCCACGAACCCGGCGTCCCGATGAACCACCGGCAGATCATGGAGGCCCTGACCGGCCTGCTGGCTGCCTTCTTTACCGCTATCCTCAGCAGCACCATCGTGGCGAACGCCCTGCCCACCATCATGTCCGAGCTCAAGGGCACCCAGACCGACTTCGCGTGGGTCATCACGGCGGCGCTCCTCGCAAACGCAGCCACCACCCCCATCTGGGGCAAGCTCGCTGACCTCTTCGACAAAAAGCTCCTGGTCCAGCTCAGCATCGTGATCTTTGTGGCCGGGTCCGTCATGGCCGGTTTCTCAGAAAACATCCCGTTCCTGCTGACTGCCCGCGTGATCCAGGGCATTGCGATGGGTGGCCTGACCGCCCTGGCCCAGGCAATCATCGGCTCCATCATCCCGCCCCGCGAACGCGGCAAGTACTCCGGCTACATGGGTGCGGTGATGGCGGTCGGCACCGCCGGCGGCCCCCTGCTGGGCGGCTTCATCGTGGACAGCCCGCTGGGCTGGCGCTGGACCTTCTTCGTCTGCGTCCCCCTCGCCGTCGTAGCCCTGATCCTGCTCCAGGTCACACTGAAGGTTCCGCACATCAAGCGGCCGGCCAGGATCGACTGGCTCGGCGCCATCCTGCTGACCAGCGGAGTGAGCCTGCTCCTGGTCTGGGTTTCCTTCGCCGGCAAGGCCGACTACTACGACTGGTGGTCCTGGCAGTCCGCAGTGATGGTGGGCGGCGGCGTCCTCCTGCTCGCCCTGCTGGTGCTGGTTGAATCCAAGGTCTCCCAACCGATCATCCCGCTGAAGATCATCTCCGAGCGCACCACAGCCCTGGCCATCGTCGCTTCCGTGGCCGTCGGCGTCGCCATGTTCGGGTCCTCCACCTTCCTGGGCCAGTACTACCAGGTGGCCCGGGGCGCCTCGCCCACCGAAGCCGGCCTGCTGACCCTCCCCATGATTGCCGGCAACCTGGTGGGCTCGGTGGCATCCGGCCAGCTCATCAGCCGCTACGGCAAGTGGAAGCGCTTCCTGATCGGCGGCACCGTCCTGCTGATCGGCGGCCTGGCGCTCGCCGGGACCATGGACCACACCACCGAACTCTGGCTCACCGGCCTTTACACCGCAATCTTCGGCATCGGCCTGGGCATGCTGATGCAGAACCTGGTCCTGGCTGTGCAGAACACTGTCCAGGCATCAGACATCGGCTCCGCCAGTGCCTCTGTTGCCTTCTTCCGTTCCGTCGGCGGCGCCATCGGCGTGTCCGTCCTCGGTGCCGTCATGGCCAACCACGTCAAGGACCTGGCCACCGACGGCCTCACCAAGCTGGGCATCCAGGCTTCCGGGGACAGCAGTGCAACGCTGGACCTGAAGGACCTGCCCGCCCCGGTGGCCGACGTTATGCGCGCCGCTTACGGTGATGCCACTGCGGGAATCTTCATGATCTCGGCCGCTGTAAGCGTGGTTGCCCTGCTCGCCGTCCTGTTCATCAAGGAAAAGCCGCTGCGCCGGACCGTGGACCTGACCCCGGAAGCGATCCTGCAGGCGGACGCCGCCGGCGAAGCAGGCATTACCGCCATGACCGGGCAGCTGCCGCTGGTATCGGCTGCCGTATCCGGTAAGAGTGCAGGCACTGATGCTGGTAACACTGCGGGCAGTGTTGGCAATAAGGCGTACGACGGCGGCACCTCCCGGGTGCCGGCCGCGGGTTCCACAATGCTCGCCGCGGACGATCTTGAGGAGGCCTTTGCCCTCAGCCTCGAGGCCGGTCCGGTTCGACGCGGTATGGCCGAGCGGGTCGCATCGCCTGCCGCGGACAGCGCCGGAAGAGCCGGAGGCTTTGCAGCCAGGGCGGCAGTGACCGCCGCCGCTTCAACCGCCGCCGCAACTGCCGCCGAAACAGTGCAGAAGCTGCAGGACACCCAGCACCTGCTGGCCCGGCAGCAGGTGGAGTTGGGGAAACTGGTGCTGGACATCCAGGAGCAGCTGCGGTCCCAGCGCGAAGTGGCGGCCCAGCAGGCCGCGACGGCGGCTGAGCTCAGCCGGCTGAAGCGCAGGCTCCTCAAGGAACGGAAGTCCCAGGCTGCCGCGGCGCTCTACATCGCCAGCCACGGCAAGCACAGCGCCTCCGCACGGCAGGACTAA
- a CDS encoding ABC transporter ATP-binding protein translates to MLLTLIRRYSRPYAPYILAVIFFQLASTIAALYLPSLNARIIDEGVSRGDTDFIWRTGAVMLLVAFVQVGTAIAGVYFGSKTAMALGRDLRRALFRKVTSFSAKDVNAFGAPTLITRGTNDVQQVQMLMLMALNFMVATPLMCIGGIIMALREDINLSWLVWVSVPVLVVVVGYLVVRLMPLFRSMQKKIDRINGVLREQIIGIRVVRAFVREPYETGRFGEANKDLTDVSLKIGALFVLMFPVIGMILHLSTAAVLWFGGQRVDSGQMQVGALTAFLQYLLQILMAVMMGTFMAMMIPRASVCADRIGEVLDVEPSIHDPERPETPAALAGVVEYRNVTFAYPGAESPVLSNISFTAKPGETIAIIGSTGAGKTSLLSLLPRLYDIAEGEVLLDGVSASNLDRAEITRRVALVPQRPYLFSGTIEHNLRFGKTEATDQELWDALEVAQGADFVREKKNGLNSRISQGGTNVSGGQRQRLCIARALVTKPRVYLFDDSFSALDVATDARLRTALKRTTADATVIIVAQRISTITEADQILVLDNGRIVDRGTHEELLETSPTYQEIVESQLSVEEMA, encoded by the coding sequence ATGCTCCTCACCCTCATCCGGCGCTACTCAAGACCGTATGCGCCGTACATTCTGGCTGTCATTTTCTTCCAGCTGGCGTCCACCATCGCAGCCCTTTACCTTCCCAGCCTGAACGCCCGGATCATCGACGAAGGGGTATCCCGCGGGGATACTGACTTCATCTGGCGCACGGGTGCCGTGATGCTGCTGGTGGCCTTCGTCCAGGTGGGGACGGCGATTGCCGGGGTCTACTTCGGCTCCAAGACGGCGATGGCGCTGGGCAGGGACCTGCGGCGGGCATTGTTCCGCAAGGTCACCAGCTTCTCGGCCAAAGACGTCAACGCCTTTGGTGCCCCCACCCTGATCACGCGCGGCACCAACGATGTCCAGCAGGTGCAGATGCTGATGCTGATGGCGCTGAACTTCATGGTGGCCACCCCCCTCATGTGCATCGGCGGCATCATCATGGCCCTGCGTGAGGACATCAACCTGTCCTGGCTGGTCTGGGTCTCCGTACCCGTCCTGGTCGTGGTGGTGGGTTACCTGGTGGTCCGCCTGATGCCGCTGTTCCGATCGATGCAGAAGAAGATTGACCGCATCAACGGGGTCCTGAGGGAGCAGATCATCGGCATCAGGGTGGTGCGGGCCTTTGTCCGTGAACCGTATGAAACCGGGCGGTTCGGCGAGGCGAACAAGGACCTCACTGACGTCTCGCTGAAGATCGGCGCCCTTTTTGTCCTGATGTTCCCGGTCATCGGCATGATCCTGCACCTGTCCACGGCTGCGGTGCTGTGGTTCGGCGGGCAGCGCGTGGATTCCGGACAGATGCAGGTGGGCGCCCTGACGGCATTCCTGCAGTACCTGCTGCAGATCCTGATGGCCGTCATGATGGGCACCTTTATGGCCATGATGATCCCGCGTGCCTCGGTGTGTGCGGACCGCATCGGCGAGGTGCTCGACGTCGAACCCTCCATCCACGATCCCGAACGGCCGGAGACCCCGGCTGCACTCGCCGGCGTGGTGGAGTACCGGAACGTCACCTTCGCGTACCCGGGTGCGGAGTCCCCGGTGCTGAGCAACATCAGCTTCACCGCCAAGCCGGGCGAGACCATCGCGATCATCGGTTCCACGGGCGCAGGGAAGACATCCCTGTTGTCCCTGTTGCCGCGTCTCTACGACATCGCCGAGGGCGAGGTGCTCCTGGACGGAGTGTCCGCCAGCAACCTGGACCGGGCGGAGATCACCAGGCGCGTGGCACTGGTCCCGCAGCGCCCCTACCTCTTCTCCGGCACCATTGAACATAACCTCCGCTTCGGAAAGACCGAAGCCACGGACCAGGAACTGTGGGACGCACTTGAGGTGGCGCAGGGCGCCGATTTTGTCCGGGAAAAAAAGAACGGCTTGAACTCGCGGATTTCCCAGGGCGGCACCAACGTCTCCGGCGGCCAGCGGCAGCGCCTTTGCATCGCCCGCGCACTGGTCACCAAGCCCCGGGTCTACCTCTTTGACGACTCCTTCTCCGCCCTTGACGTGGCCACTGACGCCCGCCTCCGGACTGCGCTCAAGCGCACCACCGCTGACGCCACGGTCATCATCGTGGCCCAGCGCATTTCCACCATCACCGAAGCGGACCAGATCCTGGTCCTGGACAACGGCCGCATCGTGGACCGCGGAACTCACGAGGAACTCCTGGAAACCTCACCTACCTATCAGGAAATTGTTGAATCCCAGCTGAGCGTGGAGGAAATGGCATGA
- a CDS encoding ABC transporter ATP-binding protein, which yields MSARKKNVAEVNGAAVKEQLHAGLAEGVVEDDEFFEEEFKPSEADGGMFGAMPAKKAEHFWPSAKRLIGLLKPEALGIYAVVGLVVVAVVLNVIAPKILGQAMDVIFGGVVGKQLPAGASKEEFVEGLRLQGQDNFADMISKMELLPGSGIDFQKLSFLIAVVLLMYFVANIFLWLQGYVLNRIVMKVIRRLRDDTEKKLNRLPLNYFDTRQRGDVLSRVTNDVDNIQQALQQAFAQLINSLLTVLGIVIMMFIVSWQLALIALIALPLSGVAAGMIGARSQKLFAAQWKNTGSLNGQIEESFSGHDLVRVFGRDADMLERFEERNEALYKASFGAQFVSGIIFPVMQFVSYLSYVGIAVVGGLRVASGSMSLGDATAFIQYSREFTQPLGQMAGMANMLQSGVASSERVFEFLDAEEQGVETATEHLPAKTDGHVEFKNVTFSYNEDKKLIENLSFTAEPGNTVAIVGPTGAGKTTLVNLVMRFYELNSGSITLDGVDITHLSRSELRSKVGMVLQDAWLFGGSIYDNIRYGNLDATEEQVMAAAKATFVDRFVRALPEGYDTVIDEEGNNVSAGEKQLITIARAFVANPSLLILDEATSSVDTRTELLVQKAMAALRTDRTSFVIAHRLSTIRDADTILVMENGRIVEQGNHKVLLAAEGAYYRLYMSQFAGSEAGEAPVDDSTAVHS from the coding sequence ATGAGCGCCCGCAAGAAGAACGTCGCCGAGGTGAATGGTGCGGCTGTGAAGGAGCAGCTCCATGCCGGGCTGGCGGAAGGCGTGGTGGAGGATGACGAGTTCTTCGAAGAGGAGTTCAAGCCTTCTGAAGCCGACGGCGGCATGTTCGGGGCCATGCCGGCCAAAAAAGCCGAACACTTCTGGCCTTCGGCAAAGCGCCTGATAGGCCTGCTTAAGCCTGAGGCACTGGGGATCTACGCGGTGGTGGGCCTGGTGGTGGTCGCGGTGGTCCTGAACGTCATTGCGCCCAAGATCCTGGGCCAGGCGATGGACGTGATCTTTGGCGGCGTGGTCGGCAAGCAACTCCCGGCAGGCGCCAGCAAGGAAGAGTTCGTGGAGGGACTGCGCCTGCAGGGGCAGGACAACTTCGCAGACATGATCTCCAAAATGGAACTGCTGCCCGGGAGCGGTATCGACTTCCAGAAGCTGTCCTTCCTTATTGCCGTGGTGCTGCTGATGTACTTTGTTGCCAACATCTTCCTGTGGCTGCAGGGCTACGTCCTGAACCGCATCGTGATGAAGGTGATCCGCCGGCTCCGGGATGACACCGAAAAGAAGCTGAACCGGCTTCCGCTGAACTACTTCGACACCCGCCAGCGCGGCGACGTACTGTCCCGGGTGACCAACGACGTCGACAACATCCAGCAGGCACTCCAGCAGGCTTTCGCGCAGCTGATCAACTCGCTCCTGACAGTCCTCGGCATCGTGATCATGATGTTCATCGTCTCCTGGCAGCTGGCCCTGATCGCCCTGATCGCACTGCCGCTGTCCGGTGTCGCGGCGGGCATGATCGGCGCGCGCAGCCAGAAGCTTTTTGCCGCCCAGTGGAAGAACACCGGCTCCCTCAACGGCCAGATCGAGGAATCCTTCTCAGGGCACGACCTCGTGCGGGTCTTCGGCCGGGACGCCGACATGCTGGAACGTTTCGAGGAACGCAACGAGGCCCTCTACAAGGCAAGTTTCGGGGCCCAGTTCGTTTCGGGGATCATCTTCCCCGTGATGCAGTTTGTCTCCTACCTCAGCTACGTGGGCATCGCCGTGGTGGGCGGGCTTCGGGTCGCCTCCGGCTCCATGTCCCTGGGCGACGCGACGGCCTTCATCCAGTACTCCCGGGAGTTCACGCAGCCCCTTGGCCAGATGGCGGGCATGGCCAACATGCTCCAGTCCGGCGTGGCGTCCTCCGAGCGGGTGTTCGAATTCCTGGATGCCGAGGAACAGGGCGTCGAGACGGCCACGGAGCACCTTCCGGCCAAAACCGACGGGCACGTTGAGTTCAAGAACGTTACGTTCAGCTACAACGAAGACAAGAAGCTGATCGAGAACCTCTCCTTCACGGCCGAGCCTGGAAACACCGTAGCTATCGTCGGGCCCACCGGCGCCGGCAAGACCACACTGGTGAACCTGGTGATGCGGTTCTACGAGCTCAACTCCGGGTCCATCACCCTGGACGGGGTGGACATCACCCACCTCAGCCGGTCCGAACTCCGCTCCAAGGTGGGCATGGTGCTGCAGGACGCCTGGCTGTTCGGCGGGTCGATCTACGACAACATCCGGTACGGCAACCTCGACGCCACTGAAGAACAGGTGATGGCCGCAGCCAAGGCCACGTTCGTGGACCGCTTCGTCCGTGCCCTGCCCGAGGGTTATGACACCGTGATCGACGAGGAAGGCAACAACGTCAGCGCCGGGGAAAAGCAGCTCATCACCATCGCCCGCGCATTTGTGGCCAACCCTTCGCTGCTGATCCTCGACGAGGCCACCAGCTCCGTTGACACCCGCACCGAACTCCTGGTGCAGAAGGCCATGGCGGCGCTGCGGACGGACCGCACCAGCTTTGTGATCGCCCACCGGCTCTCCACCATCCGCGACGCCGACACGATCCTGGTGATGGAGAACGGCAGGATCGTGGAGCAGGGCAACCACAAGGTCCTCCTCGCTGCCGAAGGGGCCTACTACCGGCTGTACATGTCGCAGTTCGCGGGCTCGGAAGCCGGGGAAGCGCCCGTGGATGACTCGACGGCGGTGCACAGTTGA
- a CDS encoding acyl-CoA thioesterase, which yields MRWGDMDAYGHINNVQVVRMLEEARIAAFGPPRGAGLPGIEPHVSLFNDVPEGTMALVADHNIRYVRTLEYRNIPAVVQVWIGAVKGASFDIHYLLQDPVTREDCVKASSHLAFVDEATGRVQRLTPEQKERMAPYRH from the coding sequence ATGCGCTGGGGAGACATGGATGCCTACGGGCACATCAACAACGTCCAGGTCGTGCGGATGCTGGAGGAAGCCCGGATCGCGGCGTTCGGGCCGCCGCGGGGAGCTGGGCTGCCCGGCATCGAGCCGCACGTGTCCCTGTTCAATGACGTCCCCGAGGGCACCATGGCACTGGTGGCGGACCACAATATCCGGTACGTCCGGACGTTGGAGTACCGGAATATTCCGGCTGTGGTGCAGGTGTGGATCGGCGCCGTCAAAGGCGCCAGTTTCGATATCCACTACCTGCTCCAGGACCCGGTCACACGTGAGGACTGCGTGAAGGCCAGCAGCCACCTGGCATTTGTGGACGAAGCCACGGGCCGGGTGCAGCGCCTCACGCCCGAACAGAAGGAACGGATGGCCCCTTACAGGCACTAA
- a CDS encoding McrB family protein, with the protein MTPASTAAMPRALGISKEIEDAAWFVLGPGLLGKPSALDGRTMTWTSEAAGELLDRLERGTPDPKAPMMTNLRQNLEGASREAKQLAVELLFLQSLPLAHEVKSLKVKRARVAEAASWLEPPLELPEELYQGLTDHGVIRDRTAEFNWTIWDHLKWLCRFVQHVDQQPTADIAAALQDPLEFHRLAAATPGDQPAIRRSIEFLTWPSYFEPVVADVERQEIRDAFASLVGGAKGDAEEDITADIHRIRLHLDEQAGQRIDWYARQLVSQWRKVGDPGRRAWLLRTHSDNTELLTAWRGEEKVTLDVEHLRLLGPGVTAGVVQHAVDEDYKHLGYVEREDTKTAVFAFLTVMKPGDLVLYQHAGTVRLGGVLGEPEHNEDNRRLRRKVRWFDEGHTTTSLPRHVQRQLATPGIVVDVTRVVQALQGLLPAEAETEPDGDAEAAAVAPPVQEGFRSLTREFADSLHMDLEPLQEIAELLEENRQLVLYGPPGTGKTYLAKHLAAELADDSTDERVKLVQFHPSYAYEDFFEGYRPDKTDEGQVSFKLVAGPLRRLAEEAAKPGNEKKPYFLIIDEMNRANLAKVFGELYFLLEYRDDRIYLQYSPNEPFTLPDNLYIIGTMNTADRSIAMMDAAIRRRFAFIELHPQTEPVKGSLLRFLEARQLDTTPALLLDALNGAIDEWDRDLMIGPSYFMKPAAQTPAGLRRIWKYELMPLLEEHYHGQLTRAQLEERFGLDRLLERLAGR; encoded by the coding sequence ATGACCCCCGCCTCCACTGCTGCCATGCCCCGTGCCCTCGGTATCTCCAAGGAAATCGAGGATGCGGCGTGGTTCGTCCTTGGCCCCGGGCTCCTCGGCAAGCCGTCCGCCCTGGACGGACGCACCATGACTTGGACGTCGGAGGCGGCAGGTGAGCTGCTGGACAGGCTGGAGCGGGGCACGCCGGACCCCAAGGCGCCGATGATGACCAACCTGCGGCAGAACCTCGAGGGCGCATCCCGGGAAGCGAAGCAGCTGGCTGTTGAACTGCTGTTCCTGCAGTCGTTGCCCCTGGCGCATGAGGTGAAGTCCCTGAAAGTTAAGCGTGCCCGGGTGGCCGAGGCCGCCTCCTGGCTGGAGCCTCCCCTGGAACTGCCGGAGGAGCTCTACCAGGGACTGACGGACCACGGGGTGATCCGCGACCGGACGGCCGAATTCAACTGGACCATTTGGGACCACCTGAAGTGGCTGTGCCGGTTTGTGCAGCACGTGGACCAGCAGCCCACCGCGGACATCGCCGCCGCGCTGCAGGACCCGCTGGAGTTCCACCGGCTCGCGGCAGCCACGCCGGGGGACCAGCCGGCCATCCGCCGAAGCATCGAGTTCCTCACCTGGCCCAGCTACTTCGAGCCGGTCGTGGCGGACGTGGAGCGCCAGGAGATCCGTGACGCCTTCGCCTCGTTGGTGGGCGGCGCCAAGGGCGACGCCGAGGAAGACATCACCGCGGACATCCACCGCATCCGCCTGCACCTCGATGAACAGGCCGGGCAGCGCATCGACTGGTATGCCCGGCAGCTGGTCAGCCAGTGGCGCAAGGTGGGCGACCCCGGCAGGCGCGCATGGCTGCTCCGGACGCACAGCGACAACACCGAGCTGCTCACAGCGTGGCGGGGCGAGGAGAAGGTGACGCTCGACGTCGAACATCTCCGCCTGCTGGGCCCCGGCGTGACTGCAGGGGTGGTCCAGCACGCCGTGGACGAGGACTACAAGCACCTCGGCTATGTGGAACGCGAGGACACCAAGACCGCCGTTTTTGCCTTCCTGACCGTCATGAAACCCGGGGACTTGGTGCTCTACCAGCACGCAGGAACGGTGCGGCTGGGCGGGGTGCTCGGCGAGCCTGAACACAATGAGGACAACCGGCGGCTGCGCCGGAAAGTCCGATGGTTCGATGAAGGCCACACCACCACCAGCCTTCCCCGGCACGTCCAGCGCCAGCTGGCCACCCCGGGTATCGTCGTGGACGTGACCCGGGTGGTCCAGGCCCTGCAGGGCCTGCTGCCCGCCGAAGCGGAAACCGAGCCCGACGGCGACGCTGAAGCAGCCGCCGTCGCCCCGCCCGTCCAGGAAGGCTTCCGTTCGCTCACCCGCGAGTTCGCCGACTCGCTGCACATGGACCTCGAGCCGCTGCAGGAAATTGCAGAGTTGCTGGAGGAGAACCGGCAGCTGGTCCTGTACGGTCCGCCCGGCACCGGCAAGACCTACCTGGCGAAGCACCTTGCCGCCGAGCTCGCGGATGACAGCACCGACGAGCGGGTCAAGCTGGTCCAGTTCCACCCGTCCTACGCTTACGAGGACTTTTTCGAAGGCTACCGGCCGGACAAAACGGATGAGGGCCAGGTCTCCTTCAAACTCGTCGCCGGACCGCTGCGCCGGCTGGCGGAGGAAGCGGCCAAGCCCGGCAACGAGAAGAAGCCGTACTTCCTCATCATCGACGAGATGAACCGAGCCAACCTCGCCAAGGTGTTCGGCGAGCTGTATTTCCTGCTGGAGTACCGCGATGACCGGATCTACCTGCAGTACAGCCCCAACGAGCCGTTTACGCTGCCCGACAACCTCTACATCATCGGCACCATGAACACGGCCGACCGGTCCATTGCCATGATGGACGCAGCCATCCGCCGTCGTTTTGCGTTCATCGAACTGCACCCCCAGACCGAACCGGTGAAGGGCTCACTGCTCCGGTTCCTTGAAGCCCGCCAGCTGGACACCACCCCGGCGCTGCTGCTGGATGCCCTGAACGGGGCCATCGACGAGTGGGACAGGGACCTCATGATCGGCCCCTCCTACTTCATGAAACCGGCTGCCCAGACCCCGGCCGGGCTGCGCCGGATCTGGAAGTACGAGCTGATGCCCCTGCTTGAGGAGCACTACCACGGCCAGCTGACCCGGGCGCAGCTCGAAGAGCGCTTCGGGCTGGACCGGCTGCTGGAACGCCTTGCAGGCCGCTGA
- a CDS encoding McrC family protein: MQAADPRASVRHLVLDELSRGIVERLDPASASFLNSSGLAKASPMGMGLYRIEPVGKVGSVRTATVQLDVRPKDRLGLSRLLFLLSYAGEQGFRPDSVAAVEERELWSALAESLAQLAERALGRGVLQGYRTVDESLRTVKGRIRISDQISRRPGMLVPLEVSYDEFSEDIAENRILRAALERMGQVPRVRPDVLSRLRQLKGKLDAATRLPAGSPLPPWTATRMNVRYHAVLRLAELILRNASAEAGEGNQRTASFVVDMAQVFEDFVGKALREAMGEYPGELRFQYNALLSEAVRDADRLSVRPDAVHLLGGRPVVVYNTKYKAASDLGGSLTADHYQMLAHCTALAVPTAWLVYAGAGEVKLRRILNTDIDIVEFPLDLSRPPSEILAAIQELARQSWGEVVPHPLPNLASSAREPGGRGPRQARSAAGD; encoded by the coding sequence TTGCAGGCCGCTGATCCACGTGCTTCCGTCCGGCACCTGGTGCTGGACGAACTGTCCCGGGGCATCGTGGAACGGCTGGACCCGGCCAGTGCCTCCTTCCTGAACTCCAGCGGCCTGGCCAAAGCGTCACCGATGGGCATGGGGCTCTACCGGATCGAGCCGGTGGGCAAGGTGGGCTCGGTGCGGACTGCCACAGTGCAGCTGGACGTCCGGCCCAAGGACCGGCTGGGGCTCAGCCGGCTCCTGTTCCTGCTCAGCTATGCGGGCGAACAGGGGTTCCGCCCCGACTCTGTGGCGGCCGTCGAGGAACGGGAGCTGTGGAGCGCGCTGGCTGAGTCCCTGGCCCAACTGGCCGAGCGGGCACTGGGGCGCGGTGTCCTGCAGGGCTACCGCACCGTGGACGAGTCCCTCCGCACGGTCAAGGGTCGAATCCGGATTTCGGACCAGATTTCCCGCCGGCCTGGCATGCTGGTGCCCCTGGAAGTGTCCTACGACGAGTTCAGCGAGGACATCGCCGAAAACCGGATCCTGCGGGCAGCGCTGGAGCGGATGGGCCAGGTGCCGCGGGTCCGCCCCGACGTGCTGAGCCGGCTGCGCCAGCTCAAGGGAAAGCTCGACGCCGCCACCCGCCTTCCAGCGGGCTCTCCGCTGCCGCCGTGGACGGCCACCCGGATGAATGTCCGCTACCACGCCGTCCTCCGCCTGGCGGAGCTTATCCTGCGGAACGCCTCCGCCGAAGCCGGCGAAGGCAACCAGCGGACAGCGTCCTTTGTGGTGGATATGGCGCAGGTGTTTGAGGACTTCGTGGGCAAGGCGCTGCGCGAGGCGATGGGGGAGTACCCGGGGGAGCTCCGGTTCCAGTACAACGCGCTCCTGAGCGAGGCCGTGCGGGACGCGGACCGGCTGTCCGTGCGGCCGGACGCCGTGCACCTGCTGGGCGGGCGGCCAGTGGTGGTGTACAACACCAAGTACAAGGCCGCCTCGGATCTCGGGGGCTCACTGACCGCAGACCACTACCAGATGCTGGCGCACTGCACTGCGCTGGCAGTCCCCACGGCCTGGCTGGTCTACGCGGGTGCGGGGGAGGTCAAACTGCGGCGCATCCTGAATACCGACATTGACATTGTGGAGTTCCCGCTGGACCTGTCCCGGCCGCCGTCGGAAATCCTCGCCGCCATCCAGGAACTCGCCCGGCAGTCGTGGGGCGAAGTGGTTCCCCACCCGCTCCCTAACCTCGCAAGCTCGGCCAGGGAACCCGGCGGGCGTGGGCCCAGGCAGGCCAGGAGCGCGGCCGGTGATTGA